GTTTTTATACAATCTATGGCTCTGAAaccttatttttaaatatatatactcaATTATACTCAAGTCAGaatgtaaattataatattaattattattattattattattattattctatttttaaaaaggtttacaAATCCCTTTAggataaatagttttttattctaaatatatatgaataaataagtagatatttatttttgttcatagaatatataaaaataaacagaatttttattcaaaacatttattcCATTGCATACATGTCAAACacatagaaaaacaaacaatcatCTACTGTGAATAAAGttttgaaacataaaataattagtTAACTGTTagttagttatttatttagttagttagttagttagttagttagttagttagttagttagttagttagttagttagttagttagttgctGTTCTGTGtagggttttttattttattttattttttggcttttaGAACAAGACAAATTATAACATACAGAAACACAGTACAAAACAGGAGGAAAACAGTGCAGTACATATAAAGCAAGTCTGACAACAAACATAAGCCAATACAAAAGCACAAACAATGAAGCTAAATTTACATGTAATCATGTGAAGTGTTGGTGTAAGATTGTGTATGAGTTGTAAATCTCTATCAGAGATAGAAGCACATCACATGCATCTTCCTAAATATTGTAGAATATAACACTCATGGCTTGGCATCTGATTCTTGTTGGACAGCAGCAGCAAGAAAACCACTCCGTTTCTCATATATGTTATAGAGGGATTTATGAGTTATTGATTGATCATATCCTGCCTTTTAGACCTGAAAAGAGGATAACGAGCCACTACAGCAAGCCACTTCTGGAGCTGCTTCAGAATACAAAATGGTCTCATCATCTCAAAAGGTCTCTAATTTTGAAAGATGTCAAAAAGGTCACTCATTTATGTCAACTCTGTGAATTATATATCTCCATAACTCTTTGTTGAGGCTGGTTAATTGCTAAACTCAAGAGTCCTCTCTTCCTgtatttttaagtgtatttaatatatttcttaaatccAGATGGTTCAAAAGAACCATTTTCCATCCTAAAGACACttttgcaaaacagaaaatttCCATGGCTGTTAAAGGTCTTAACCATGTCAATtaagatttctattttattttatttatttattttttcatatagcTTAAATTTAAGGATCAATTGTTGggtatttaacaatttattacAAAATCATGCAGCCATATGTTTTTctcaaacattgaaaaaaaaaaaaaaaaacattaaaatatgggTTAACAGATGTGGGTTATAAATCATTTGTTCACAAACACGGATCACAGAGCACAGGTTGCtccaaaagagcatttgtcaaaTTTCACAAACCAATTCAAAAATGATATTCTTACCTAATCTTTAAGTCTTACTCATCAAGTCCATTATGTGCTGGGATATGTGCTTTATTTGCAGTCAGGCTACAGCCattgtttaaatgataaaactcCTTAGATACAAAAACAAGTCTTACATTTTGATCTATGATCATTCATCAGTcagtgaataaaatgtaaaagctgAGCTTGAGAAACATTAATAAGAAACAGACAGTTTTAACTGACTAAAAGCTGTTAGCTCTAGGATATCGGTTGATAAATTGAAATGCACCTTCATTCTCCTTTTTTTCcgaaaaagtaatcaaaatgagaGAAAGAAAATGGGAATAATGAAACTTGgcaccccttatatatatatatatatatatatatatatatatatatatatatatatatatatatatatatatatatatatatatatatatatagggaataGACCTTTAAGGCAACATTGTAGCTTTCTTTattattgtttctaaatgtgcaGATTCAAATCATTGTAGCTTGCAGGGCAAAGAAATGTCCTAATCATATTTTTTTCGCGTTGGGCTTTTTAAATGGTGCCTGCTTGTAAATGTTAAATCATAACGTTTGTTGttgatttaattaatacatttgttaGAAAAGAGACGTTGCTTTTAAAATCTTAAGTTGGTCCTCAGTCTTTCGCGGGGCACTCATTTCAATAAACAGAGAGGTCTTTGCGTACACGACAGGTATGAAATCAGTTCATTTGAATTAGCCTGACATCTGGTGACATCGTCAATCACAGGCTCGTGTCACGGACAGAGGGGACTTGTGGGTCATCTCGTTTAAAGCACATTTGAAATTACACCACTgcctgaattgtgtgtgtattcatcACATTATTGTAGTCCACCAGTGCGCTCGGTTAAGAGACACCTGGCTTTCAGGCTAGTTCACTGGTTTGTTTGGTCCAGTGAACCACTTAAGAGATAGGCTATAATCAGGCTTCTCAAATAGCCAAGAAGGGATTGTTAAATATGCAGTGCGTTTAAAATGAATTATCATCACGTTCAGAGTCCTTGGGAGACGAAATCATGCAGCTTTAAGCACTGAAATCGGATTTCCTATAGACTAATGCCTTTTGATACTGAGACCATTCACTGTAAGTAGCCTAGGCCTAACTGTTCTCCacaaattaaattgataaaaagattATGAGTCCCAAATGTGTTTAAAAGCAGTGCAATAAAGGCCTACATTTCAACATTGTGCCATTACGATCGAAAATATTTATTGCAATAAAAGAGACAGTGGAGGTCCCGTTAAATTGGCTTTTCATAATGAACACATTTACCAtggataattaatatataaactatTTCGATTTGTCATTGTGATATGTGTTCCACTTAATTGTGAAAGTAATTAGCCTACCGAGCGAATGAACAGCTTTGAGGAGAGTCCCTGTTTCAGGCCCTTCTATCTCAGAGTGCAATAATAATTTTACTCTCTCCTGATGTGATGAAAAAGAGCCATAAATCTCACTGATCGCTGCAGGTCCACGGCTTCATATTTCACTGCTGCTTTAATAGAAATATTCATGCAATCCCTTAATGAAATTAAAACTGGGAAACAGACAAAGCGGCTTTAATGTGTAGCCTAGCGCTTAAAGTCACAAAAGCATTTGATTGGAAAGAATGTTGCAGACTTCAAACTACAGAAGAATTCCATTGGCTAGATTTAAACATAACACAGGGTTATTGTGGCGCTGTAAATCACATACAAATAGGCCTAGCCCACCTATTTTCGTATTTCAGCAGGATATCGTCAAAATACACTTTACAGTAGCTATACCGTGCACTATAGCTACATATGACATTAAACattacacatacattacataattGGTCACTGTATCATTACTGCACCCTGTTATTCTTCTTCTTTCGACCCGTGACTTGTTGATTTCCCCTGAGCAAATAAACGCATGCGACCGGTCCCTGGAGGGTTAGCTGATGAATTGAGAAAAACTAATCCGCTTTATTGGTAGACAGGTTAAGGGCAACAGAGTGTCAATAATTCTCTCTCTGACCTCTTCCTCCATTAGCTTAAAGAGGCTTATAAGAGGACCAGACCCCACTACATATCTCCCACATCCCCATCATCCCTCCATGTGCAGCTACTTGAAGAAACAGATCATTTCGATTTAAAGTGTGCATGCGAGATCCAACGTTTACTGAAGACACTTGAAAACCTTTAAGGCAGCCTAACCCGATCATTTGATCATAAAGTAGCCTAGAGCTAGGCCTATGTAGAATAAATAGGCTACCAATATTCGTTCTAATGGACCAACatgttataattataaatgtgtAGCCTAGCTGTTTTGATAATACGATGAATTATAATCTCCTGATTTCACACTTGGTGTTTCTGTAATTTAGCCTGTAGGGTAGGTTATTTATTTTGGTAATATcctaatgttaaaaacaaattaCGTAATGTCAACAAATAGTAGCTAATAGCCCACagattaatttagttaatagCGTAGCCTTATtaagatttaaaaacatttttcccGCTTAATAGTCATAGTCTAAATGCACAGTCACACTGAAAAGTCAAAAATTAGATCGTAAAAAATGGTTTCTCTAGCAGAAGTTTTGTGTTTCAATCTCCTCTCAAATTAAAACAGCCTGCTTTTTGTGAATTTTATACTCCTTATACTCTTTACTAGAGTAAACAtttgtaaagtaaataaattacactGTAAATAGCCTATTTTCAGGCAGGGGTatggttatttttcataaatgtcagGTCGGTGCATTTTTGGTGGTGGAggggggcaagttgtcacatgaATTTTACATAGGCTATTATAAATGTCTAGGctacaatttattaaatatagGCCTATTTGGTGCTCAAAACATGTTTGATAATTTTGTATGCGTATTTTCATTAGGCTAAGTGTTTTATGTTTCATTATTTTACTGCTTAcgttttttttgctgaaaaaataGCCAGGTTGTTCATAAATATATGCACTGCAGTAAAATTAGGCAATTAAGGTAGGTGTCCAAGTGAAACAGTCTTTCCACAAATTTGTCCTCTTACTCaatgtatatgttttaatatCAAACGTGTGGATCCCACTTATTAATTCATACGCCTAATCATCAAATAGAAAAAATGCCCATAAGCCTAAAGTCTTTATTGGCAGTAAACAGTTCTTGGCGGATgattgtctttctctctcttaaacgaatatcgttatctttaaatagatataaatatagCCCGGTTTGGCTAAATTTTCTACATCCGAAAGAGCAATAGGTAGGCTACTACCAATTTTAGACAATCAGTTAGTCATCTTAGTTCATCTTAGTTCCATATTTTTAAAACGACATGTCGAAAACACTTACAAAATTATATGATTAAGGCTATAGGCTACTCTTATTATGGGATGTGATGAAAATGTTTCAATCTGTTCTAGAGGACGATGAATATCAATCATTACTGCTTAATACACTTTTCTTCATACAATGCAGAATAtctataaaacaattattattttcttcaaaTATGGACCTCTATAGCCTGCCAAAAGTGTGTGCTGTGTTAATAACTATattgtaacattttttatttattgtttttattattttacttttttcagtttctcacacaccCTTAACTTCCGCAAACGATACAAATCTTATTTTTTGAGAACTTCTATAAGCGCCCAGTGAGCACTGACATCACTGTCCAATCGGATATCCACAAGGATGACGCGAGTGATCCACACCCTCTCACGAGCAGCAGTTGACAAGTGGACTTCTAGCTTGCACACCTTAGCCAAGATCATAACTTTAAGGAGAGGAACAGTGACACTCGTGACATCCTTTTAAAGTTGCGAACGACGCGTTAATCTGTTTGTGAGGTGGGTCAGATGGAGAAATCCAAAAACTTTCGCATCGATGCGCTTCTGGCCGTCGATCCACCAAAAGTGCAGACCTCGCCGCTGGCGCTGGTCACCTCCCTGCCCACCTCTTCAGTATCATCCTCCTCCGAGAGTGTCCAGGCGTCGGAGCTGAACACGAACTCCGAAGCTCTTCGACCCGAGACTCCGTCGCCTCCCAGGATATCGTCTTGCGGCTTGATTCCCAAACCGGGTTTCTTGAACTCTCCTCATTCAGGCATGTTAGGACTACACCCTCAGAGCAGCACCGGGATCCCCCCTCAGGCTCTCTACGGTCACCCAATGTACACTTATTCGGGCCAGCACCCGGCTCTGTCTTACTCATACCCGCACGGCTCGCACCATCACCACCCCAGTGACCCCCTCAAACTCACCGCCAGCTCCTTCCAGCTCGACCACTGGCTGAGGGTCTCCACCGCGGGGATGATGCTGCCTAAAATGGCAGATTTCAATGGTAAGTTATTTGAAATGCATGtgtctaaataaataacattgttattaggctattattattatactgtcTAAATTCATTCCATTCTCATTTTTGTGGCCATGCTGTTCTGTTATgactgattattttttatttgaattctttAACCATATTTAATCACTTTTATATTCCAGAATAACGCTGTTTATTTTCAACACGTAGCCTATaggctaggctactgtagcctacttttttattaatacaaaaaaaatcaaatcaaatgtgtTCAGTGCTACGGATCAGCCAGATAAAACAAGCGCGTGCAGGGTCAGTAAAGCTGTTCTTTGAACGAGACTGAACGAGCTCTGTCTTTCAAAGAGAGGTTTAAATGGACAGATAATGGACAGAGGGAAAGTGGCGGACGAGTGTGAAAACCACAGCCTGCCAACTGTGTGCACTGCGGACACTGTCTCTCTGTTCCGCTGATCGTCTGCACATTTTCTCAAACCTCTCCCAAACAAATCAGATAGGGTGGAAATGTTAGCAGATGTACTGACAATGCCGTGGCACATTGAGTCTAGGTGTGAGTGGGAATTGCTTttgaggtatttttttttttttttttttagaatgagaGCTTTTATTATTTCTTGCCGTGTCATTAAGGCTACACTGTGTGCTAAAATCCATTGCGCGTAGCAATATAGGCTACTACACTAATGTTACAGCGCAAGATTATaggcctttaaaataaaaatatgtgggAAAACAGGACAAACAATTCCGCTGTCCGTGCCACTCTCAAAAATATGTTAGTGTGCGGTATATGTTCATCAAATAACATTCTGTTAAGAAAATGATTAAGAAAATGCTTGATGCTGTGTTAGACTGGGTTATTTAAGCATTTAGGCATATTCTCCATATATTAGATTTGGAGAATACAAAAATCTTTGTAGAACTTGAGAGGTTCTCTTAAGGTGTCAAcatgtaaaaacacattttaattctaattggaattttttgttattttggaatctttatttttattttattaacattcagtcctaaacatttaatttatgaaGTGTTGTAGCCTACACAATATCCACGCTCCGTTTTTTGTTCTGCAGGCCAGGCGCAGTCAAACTTACTCGGGAAGTGCAGGAGACCAAGAACCGCGTTCACAAGCCAGCAGCTCCTTGAACTTGAGCACCAGTTTAAGCTGAACAAATATCTATCGAGACCAAAACGCTTTGAAGTGGCCACATCATTAATGCTAACAGAGACACAGGTAAACCATCggctttttaacattaaaaaatgtcttcaTTAATTTGCTGAAAGTctattaatacataataataaaatatgttttatttaaataggctattAAAATCAGCAAGGTCAAATAATATTCGATTACTCGGAATTATTTATAAATGACACAGCATGTTATGTTCATATTTCCAGGTGAAAATCTGGTTTCAGAACAGGCGGATGAAATGGAAGCGCAGTAAAAAGGCTAAAGAACAAGCCGCTCAGGAGACAGACAAGCAAAAGGGTAAAGGAAGCCAGGACAAAACGGACGGACTGGAGAAGGACTACCAGAAGACAGATTCAGTGAAAAGAAACAGAATACGGGACTTTAGAGACAGTGACGACGAAGAAGGAGACAATTACATGCTGAATTCATCTGATTGTTCCTCCGATGATGAACGAACCAATGCCAGTGATATCAGTCCACAACCATGAAACTTCGTTTCCAAAAACACACTTAGCCTATATTAGTGAAGTAGGCTATGTGATGTGCATGTTATCATCTTGCAGTCAGTATGGAAATGCTGAGCTGGACGCTTACATGAGCTGTTTGTATAGGCTACTTACAAACAACTGACTACTGATACTTCTGAAGGTGAAGCCATGATGTTATGGCTGCAGAGCATGTGGTAAAATGCATTACATCAAGCCAAATAGATTAGTAGGCCTATCAGCTAATAATTCGCATCATCAAGATGTTCCTATTTGATAACCACTGTGTTAATTTATAAACTCAAGTGGGATAAAACAAAATCCGGCTTTGTTTCATCTACTCCCAGAACCATAGCCTAGtgatctgtttatttttatacaatgTATTTATAACGAAATCgcttttaaaatgcatgtaattTATTGTGTAGGTTTATCAGttaaataaaacgtttttttctAATCTCGGAGGGCCTTGTTTAATTTGTACCAGTGTTGAACTCGGATAGCTATTCCATCACAAACGTAAAGGAAAGAGCTTCAGCAAGAGAAGGCTGGATGTGAAGCGGTCTGTTGTCAGTGGCACGGTCGGGTCATGGGAATCTCTGTTTATAGCGCTCTCATATCCGTGCAAATGTGCGAGGAAGCATACTCGAATATGGAGAAACATTTCTCACCACTGCAGCAATGGGCAGCCCATAATGAACCTTTGAGACGAAGCCCATCCATCATCAGAGCACATCACACAAGCTATTTTAGGTGCTTTTCTATTTATGTTAGACTTTAATTCAAGTAAAGTGAAATTAGATTGACCTTTTTGCTGATTTGAGACACTTCATGTTATATCTAGCCGGGAGTCTGTTTCTATCATGTTCACAGAGTAATGATGAAAATGAGCCTGTTTGGCTAAACCAGAGAAACTTGCAAGGACATGAAACGAAAATGATAAAGAAAGAAGGAGAGTATGCTGGATCACTCTACAGCAAGACTTTTTTAATGGTCTTTTCTGCAATCTAATCGAGGTCTATTTCGCATAAGTGCATTTCCTCCTTTATTAATAACGACATGCTTTATTGGGTAATAAACCCAGAGATCCATCTGGTCTTTGCCAAGGAGCTTCTTCGAATCAATTAGAGGACATTTAAATATAATCACTATCCACTATCAGTCCAGGGCCGTGACAACTGTCTACTCGGACACTGAATGTGATCCGAAATGTTCCTTGTTTTTCATTTACTAAGCCACTTTAGCCAT
The genomic region above belongs to Carassius carassius chromosome 3, fCarCar2.1, whole genome shotgun sequence and contains:
- the mnx1 gene encoding motor neuron and pancreas homeobox protein 1, whose amino-acid sequence is MEKSKNFRIDALLAVDPPKVQTSPLALVTSLPTSSVSSSSESVQASELNTNSEALRPETPSPPRISSCGLIPKPGFLNSPHSGMLGLHPQSSTGIPPQALYGHPMYTYSGQHPALSYSYPHGSHHHHPSDPLKLTASSFQLDHWLRVSTAGMMLPKMADFNGQAQSNLLGKCRRPRTAFTSQQLLELEHQFKLNKYLSRPKRFEVATSLMLTETQVKIWFQNRRMKWKRSKKAKEQAAQETDKQKGKGSQDKTDGLEKDYQKTDSVKRNRIRDFRDSDDEEGDNYMLNSSDCSSDDERTNASDISPQP